The stretch of DNA TTTCACAATCACATACAGAGGTTCTAGCAAATTAAGGCggagagaggacagagagaatAATAGTCATTGGTATTGGTAAGATAAAGGTTCctcagtggctaccatattgtgATGGGAATTCCATCATGTTGTGATGGAAAAGGTCATTGGGATCACACACTCTCTTTGCTTTTATTCTTCCTTCTCCTGACTTTCATCGCCAACATGTAGGAGAGTGTCATGCCTGGCCCATGAGGGGCACTCCCCTTGGGCCTTAGTCGCTCACTGAATCACATCTAGTACCTATTGGAAGTGGGTAGGGCCATTCTTAGCAGCAATGACAATGGCACAATGACATGACATTCCCACACTCACACATGTCATTTGAGTCTGCTGCTGTCAACCAAATTTCCCTGAGCCTCATCTTTCTCTTAAGTTATGCCTAAAATCAGAACCTAGAGGCATGAAGGGCCAGAACTTGGCCCTAGCTGACTTCATTTGACCGTGAGACTCAGCCACGTCGTTGAGAAGAGATTGCTGCCTCAGATAGGAGTTGTCTCTGCATTCCTATTTGGAAGCTGGGATGATACTCAGAATTTCTGGGCTGTTTACATGGCATCAAAAACACCTCCAATATGCTTGGTCATAGCAGAGAGAAGGGCCCAGACACACATCTGCTAAAGGAATTATCCGGATGGACTTAGCAACATGGGAATGAGGCACTGGTGTTTCTAGCACTGGGATAGAAGGTTTCAGGGGCTCCAACACCTCTACTAGTCGATACCACAGCCCGCAGTCTCTACCTTCTATGCTCGGGTTCCTGCTCCGGGCTAGAACAAGTGGTCGGCACTGAGTCATCCACTGTGGCCACTGATGTGGTCACCGAATGATTCTCAGACAACAACCCAGAGGACATCATCAGGcagaggggttgggggtggggaagctTTTGTAGAAAGCCATCTATGATGAAGCACCACACAACCGAGGGGGACTTGACGTCATTGAGCCCACCTGCACTTCTTTCCTCTCCTGGCGGCTAtaagagagcaaggaggaagcaCCAGCAGCTCCGAGCTGGGCAGCCTTCCTGGAAAGATGCAGCGTCTCCTGCTCCTGCTGGCCTTTCTACTGTCTGCCAGGGCAGAGGCAGGTGAGTGACCATCCCCACCCTCAGAGGCCCCATCCCATCCCACAGGGAGCACAGATCCTCTGCCCCTTCTGCACAACCCTGATCCATCTATCCACCAGCTACAGTCCTAATCCAGCTCCGTTCCCACCTCAGACCCCGGAGTATGATACTGGATAAGCTACTAGCAGGAACGGCAGGGCAGAAGGCTGTTCTCAAGAAGAGCCAGTGGGTGCTattccctccccagccctccagTTGCCATCTGGAAAGTGAAACTTAACTAGATGTGCCTGGCAGAGGGAGGGaaactggaaaagagaaaataataaatcccCCAGCAGATGACAGAGTGGGGCCTGGCTTCCCTGTCTGGGATGAGGCAGATGTTCCCTTCAGTGTCTGCTCAGGAGAGAATCCCAGAGCTCAGCAGACCCTGGAGCTGGTGGGACCACAGTCCCTGGATGATTGTTGGTGCCTTGCTCAGTCCCAAGGCCCCTCTGTCCCTTCACCAACTCTACTCTTCTTCCCAGGCCTTTAGCACCTCCCCTCTTTCCAGGAAGCAGCCACTGTTTGGCAGACCCCAACTTCTCTGCTTTCTATAATCCCACAAGCACTGGCCCTACCAATCCTCATCCAGAGGCCAATTGGGGGCCATTCCTTCACGTAGCCAACAGACACTTCTTGGGCATCCACTACCTGTCAGGCCCTGAAAACAGGCCATGACAACATCTAGATCCTAAACTTAAGACTTGGCCACTGGAAAGCAGCACAACCTTATATGGGGGCCGTACAAATGCACAGGAAACAAAGTCAGGAGAGGAATTTTCAGGAGCCTCTAGGACTTCGCTGTCTCTCAGACAGAGATGCTCGCTTCCAATTATCTATGGAGGACAGATGCACAGATGGAGcctgctcctcttctctctcccagaggaggaaattgaggctcctcctcagcccTTGCCAACTCCAAAACATCCCGGGCTCCCAGACGCCCAGTAGTCCTGAGCCGTAAGCCTACATATGCCTGGTGGACTCAATGAGTGCACACAAGCAGATCAGGGTTTCCTTTCAGGAGAGATCATCGGGGGACACGAGGCCAAGCCCCACTCCCGCCCCTATATGGCCTTGGTTCAGTTTCTGGTGAACGATGGATGGAAGACGTGTGGTGGTGCCCTCGTGCGAGAGGACTTTGTTCTGACGGCTGCTCACTGCTGGGGAAGGTGAGGGGCCACAGGCAACTGATACCTCATGAGACCCCCACAGGGACTCCTGTCCTCTGTCCAGGGGTGCAGTCCAGGGAAGCTCCCCCGGCTCGTGGTAACTCAAGGCCACAAGAGCTCATCAGAGGAGCCATCTGAGAAGATGACTGGAGGATGCAAAGTGAGAAATAGGACAGGTAAGGTTTGGGGTCAAAGGTCAGAGGTGAGAGTCAGTGATCCAGTTGAGAAGAGAGGACACTGGCCAAATAAAGCATCTGTGGAGGAAGAAAGCCTGCACGAGGGTCAAAATGCAAACTCAGAGTATTTTCACAACATTGCCTGAGGGCGAGAGAAAGCTTCCAGAAACCATACCCTCAGCGCCATTGAGCAGCATAGGGCACAGAGACACTCAGCGTCCGGCCCTCAGGTTGCCTCGATTTCCCCTAGCTGCAGCCCTGGCCTGGCCCACCTGTCACCTGCTCTTCATGGCTCTTGGGCTGAATCTCCTGTGACTCCACATCCCCTACACTCCAACTCTGCTTTCTGTGCAGTGCAATCAGTGTCACCCTGGGGGCCCACAACATCCAGGAGCAGGAGAAGACCCAGCAGGTCATCCCTGTGAGAAGAGCCATCCCCCACCCAGACTACAATCCTAACAACATCTCCAACGACATCATGTTACTAGAGGTAAGGAAACCTCTCTGCTGCTTCTGCTCTCCTGGGTCCAGATTGTTTCCCCTCCCACTGCGACCTGTCCCGTCTTTCCTTCCCATCCTGGCCACCTGGCTACTCCCAAGTGGCTcaggggagagagaagacagtGCAGTCCCATTGCGGTGTCCAGGTCCAGGAGGCCATTGGCTGAGCTggactttcttgcctcttcccatCAGCTGGCGAGAATGGCCAAGCAGACTGCAGCTGTGAGGCCCCTCAGCCTGCCCTGGGGCAAGGCCCAGGTGAGGCCCGGACAGGTGTGCAGTGTGGCCGGCTGGGGGAGGGTCACTCCAATAGGCCCAATCTCAGACACTCTGCAGGAGGTGGAGCTGATCGTGCAGGAGGACCGGGAGTGTGAATTCCGCTACCCCGGCATTTACAGCGGAGCCACCCAGATTTGTGTAGGGGATCCGAAGGAAAAGAAGTCTTCCTTTAAGGTGAGACTGATGATCACACTAGTTTGGCTCTGAAGAGAGGGGTGTTTGGTGAAGATCTGGGACCTGTTCCTCCAAAAAGTGGGGTCTCCTTCACCCCCTGGACTCTGATCTTTCTCCTGGGAAGGGAAGGGCTGAGCAGCCAGAGTGAGAAGTCACAGGACTTCTGCGAGCCCCCCGGGGGCCTGTGATGGATCCACAAATGGCATTCCCCTGGGCGGTGATGGTTCAACACTCTGCCCCATGCTGGGCACACGTGCTAGAAAACTGTGCTCCCTGCTGTGCAGCAGTTAAAACAAGGTGGCTCCTCAGAGCTGGCACCCATCTTGGATGATGGGCTCACCCTCCATGCTGAGTGTCGGCCCCACCTGCAGCTTCTGTGTCCTTAAACAGTAGACTGAAGCACAGTCCCACAGCACCTTCATGGGGAGATGATACGGGACCTGGGGGAGGACAGAGAGCTGCCACCTGAGTGAAGTGAAACAGTGACAATGTCCAGGGTCAGGACTGGGCAGCTGAGGGGCCCACAGGGGCCGCCCTCCCCTCTGATCTCCCACATGGAGGCCATGCAGGAGGCCTTCTCTGAGAAGGTCTTTGGGATGACAGGGAGGGCAGGACCAGGAGGAGAACTAGCTCAgtccttccctttctctgtccATAGGGGGATTCTGGAGGCCCTCTCGTGTGTAAGAAAGTGATCCAGGGCATTGTCTCCTATGGACGAAGTGACGGGACACCTCCACGGGGTTACACCAAAGTCTCAAGTTTCCTGCCctggataaagaaaaccatgaaaaGCCTCTAACTGCAGAAAACAGACCATCTTCTCTGGAGCTTATCCAGAATCACAACAGCAACTAAATAAATGTCTCTTAGCCGAGTGGGAACGGCTGGTTTCTTGTTTGTTCATTGCCCCTCATTCCCAGGCACCAACTCTGTGCTTAGAAGGCCAATAACACAAATCTGCTattttctgcttcctcctcttcccactgCCAGCAccacctcccccaacccccatgcAAAGCTGTCACCCAACTCCGTCTTACCAACACGAGTCTCTCCAGGCCCTGCTCTTCTGCCAGGGCTGAAGCTGAGCACCGTCAGGAGAAAATATGACCCTCTCTGGTCCCGGGGCTCAGGGTGAACTTCTTACCTCCTTCCAGGTGTTATAtggcagagaggaagggggataACACCACAGATCCCAGAGACCAAGCTGGCACAGCCTGGGGCTGCAGCTCAAGGGCACAGCCCCCAgcacaggggaggggaggggctgccTGAGCAGGACATTTCTCTCCCACAGCCCGGGGAGCTGGCACGGAGTGGGGCGGGTCTCTTGAGAAGCTCCTGTTCTCACCTGGGCTGAGTTTCCTCCTTGACCTGCTCTGAGCTCGGAGCCCAGCTCGGCCTCCAGTCTCCTGGCTGCCCCTTCTTCTCCATCCCTGCTTACCACTGAGAGTCCTCAGAGTCCAACAACTCCTGTTGCCTCCAGACAACAGTGCTCTGAGCTGGGCCCTTCCTCACAGCCGTCCCACCCAGGACCCCCAGAGGTCCATGTCGTTCCAGCAGGGCCTCTCCACTGACATGCCATCCCAGCTCATGCCCTGGCAGAGAGGGCTACAGAGGGACCAGGCCTGTGATGGAACCAGGCAGGGCCCGTGGAGGACAGGGTAGGCGTGTGTCTATCCGGAACCTAAGGCCCCATCTCTCAAGTGGCAGGGCCACCTCAACCCCTCACATCTAGACCAGTGTCACCGCTCGTGCTCAGGGTCCCCCGGCCACCTGGTCACTCAGTAGCCTGAGTCCCTTTCAGCCTGTCACTCTTAGTCCTTGCTGGCCTCCAGGCATAGACCCCTGCTCACCACCCAGGGCTGTATCAGCATTTTGAGTTTGCATGGGCTGCTCTCTGCAGTAGGACTGGAAAGCACAGGTTGTCCATCAATCAACAAACATGGGCTGATCGAGCACCTAACTGTTCTGCCCTGGGGTACACAGTGAACCCAAGACAGACTCTGTCATCTGAACCCGAGTGACACTGACAGTGTGACTTTCACCCAAATCATCtaactctccctccctccttcacatGAGTCCATGTGGCCTAGATCTATGTGGAAAACccacaagaataaaatattttatttttattgctgattacAATCTGTATGAATGTTATCACATGTGACTCTAGAACAGCAAGTATGGGATTTGGAAATGACGTTAGTCATTTAGTTTCTAGAGTGAAGTTACTAAGCTCGGTTTACTGGAGCATCCTCTTCACCTAGAGGAGAGGGCAgatggaggggaggaagaagacaGGAAGGGCAGCCTTACGTTCATTTGCTTTAAAAGCAGCAGGTATGAACATCATTGTCCAGATTCAAATGGTAGGAAAAACTATATGATGCATTTGCTTGAAGGCAATTAGAGTCTGACTCCAAACTCCCATCCAATTGGACCAGCCAGAAACATGAACCCTGTCGTTACTGCAGCTCCTGCCTGCGCAGAAGCCAGCTAGAATCTGGGAGGCGGATACAGTctggaaaaatggagaaaagccTCTAGTCTGCAGGCCTTCATGGTTACTCTGCATCCACCATTTCCAAGGCCACCCAGACTTTTGGACTTTAGGAGGTTTTTGGCTTGGAGGCCACACAGTGTACATGATTCTTTGCTGAATGAGGATCTCCCTGTGTTGGGCTCACCTTGACAAATACTCCCAGAGGCCACCCCTCCAAGGTCTTGCCACAGATATGGGGCACTGCCCAGGGGCTGAGCAGAAGTCCCAGCTGGGCTAAAGCCCTCCTGCCCCAAATACACACGGCACAACCCTCTTGTGACGAGGGATAAATACTCTGGGATCGTGTAACCCTCAAAGGCATGACTTTTCCCATCTTGTTGTGCACAAAGCATACAGCAACCCAGTCTCTTAACGACTGTGGGCACTTTCACAAGGGAAAAGCAGTGATGTTACGGAGCTCATGACTTGGAGCTAAAAAATCATCCCTGCTTCTAAGACGTACTAAGAACCTGGCTCCTtgatggaaaaagacaaaaaggaaaatgcagaaagcaaaacaaaaataatatttttaaaatttgcctaGGGatctggccccgtggtgtagcggttaagtgcgcgcgcttggctgctggcggccccgggcttggatcccgggcatgcacccatgcacagcttgtcaggccatgctgtggcggcgtcccatatcaagtggagaagcgtgggcacagatgttagtccagggccagtcttcctcagcaaaaagagtaggattggcatggatgttagctcagggctgatcttcctcacaaaaaaataaataaataaaagttgccCAGCCACATGCAGGTTTAGTTTAGTTATAACATTGACTTTGAGAAAACGGTTCTGTGCTTTAAAGCAAGTCTGAGAACCCCTGTTGTAGGTCTTCATCCTCCTTTGAGAGATGACAGGGAGCAAAGTCCCAGGAGGGGGAAGTGACCGACTGAAGGTACCACAGAGTCAGGACACAGCCTGGACTGAGCCCCGGCCCTGATGGCCAGGCCAGCGAGAGGCCTGACATGTTGTCTAACACCCTCTCTGTGCTGGCTTCCTGGCGTCCCTGAGCAAGAGGTGAGCTTCTCTCAGACGTCTCCCTGGAGAGAGAACCTCGGGCTCCTGTGCAGCCACTCTGGGAGAACTACTCAAGACACCTTGTTCAGTGAGCTGAAGTCTGCTCATGGGCACATTTAGATGGAGGTGGATAAGGACCCTAAATATGCTGATTCCTTCAAATCTCCTTTGTCTGTGGAAGTATCTCCCTGTCGCACTCCCCACCTTTGAGGAAACGATCCTTCTCTTGCTTAAAAATATCtgtaatgaaaattttaaaataaaaatacataaaatatctcTGTAATGACCTCAAGGAAATGCCTCTATGCACAAAACCCACTCTCACcgcccctccttccttccagacCCACAAGAAGAGTCAGGTCCCAGGATGTCGGGGAGAGAATTGCCAAGCCAGCTCCTGGGGGAGAGACGCCCAGAAGACTGCGAGATCTTGCTAATCTGTTTTGGGAACGTGTCTCTGGATGGATCTGCCCTTCCCGCCCACCACCACACTTCTGCTGGGCCCCATCTTTGTGAACTTACAGAACTCACAGGGTTTATTTCCTGTCTGTGTATCCCACACAGCACAGCTtttgaccaataaacat from Diceros bicornis minor isolate mBicDic1 unplaced genomic scaffold, mDicBic1.mat.cur scaffold_376_ctg1, whole genome shotgun sequence encodes:
- the LOC131402943 gene encoding granzyme B-like isoform X4, encoding MQRLLLLLAFLLSARAEAGEIIGGHEAKPHSRPYMALVQFLVNDGWKTCGGALVREDFVLTAAHCWGSAISVTLGAHNIQEQEKTQQVIPVRRAIPHPDYNPNNISNDIMLLELARMAKQTAAVRPLSLPWGKAQVRPGQVCSVAGWGRVTPIGPISDTLQEVELIVQEDRECEFRYPGIYSGATQICVGDPKEKKSSFKGDSGGPLVCKKVIQGIVSYGRSDGTPPRGYTKVSSFLPWIKKTMKSL
- the LOC131402943 gene encoding granzyme B-like isoform X2, which gives rise to MQRLLLLLAFLLSARAEAGEIIGGHEAKPHSRPYMALVQFLVNDGWKTCGGALVREDFVLTAAHCWGSAISVTLGAHNIQEQEKTQQVIPVRRAIPHPDYNPNNISNDIMLLELARMAKQTAAVRPLSLPWGKAQGDSGGPLVCKKVIQGIVSYGRSDGTPPRGYTKVSSFLPWIKKTMKSL
- the LOC131402943 gene encoding granzyme B-like isoform X3, with product MQRLLLLLAFLLSARAEAGEIIGGHEAKPHSRPYMALVQFLVNDGWKTCGGALVREDFVLTAAHCWGSAISVTLGAHNIQEQEKTQQVIPVRRAIPHPDYNPNNISNDIMLLEGDSGGPLVCKKVIQGIVSYGRSDGTPPRGYTKVSSFLPWIKKTMKSL
- the LOC131402943 gene encoding granzyme B-like isoform X1 translates to MQRLLLLLAFLLSADPGAGEIIGGHEAKPHSRPYMALVQFLVNDGWKTCGGALVREDFVLTAAHCWGSAISVTLGAHNIQEQEKTQQVIPVRRAIPHPDYNPNNISNDIMLLELARMAKQTAAVRPLSLPWGKAQVRPGQVCSVAGWGRVTPIGPISDTLQEVELIVQEDRECEFRYPGIYSGATQICVGDPKEKKSSFKGDSGGPLVCKKVIQGIVSYGRSDGTPPRGYTKVSSFLPWIKKTMKSL